In Corylus avellana chromosome ca2, CavTom2PMs-1.0, the following proteins share a genomic window:
- the LOC132172413 gene encoding transcription factor CPC-like, which translates to MGELIKDEETKEVKSQEDSKLEFSEDEVTLIARMFRLVGDRWSLIAGRIPGRTAEEIEKYWTSRHSSSSSSQRS; encoded by the exons ATGGGGGAGTTAATCAAAGACGAAGAAACTAAAG AGGTGAAAAGTCAGGAGGATTCTAAGCTGGAATTCTCAGAAGACGAGGTAACACTCATTGCCAGGATGTTTCGGTTGGTCGGAGACAG gtggtcTCTGATTGCTGGGAGGATTCCTGGAAGAACTGCAGAAGAGATTGAGAAATACTGGACTTCAAGgcattcatcttcatcttcaagcCAAAGATCATGA
- the LOC132170308 gene encoding uncharacterized protein LOC132170308, which yields MSSCSNAQSTEVGHLGRQNACPDTGCCESSLKPEEEKEEEEEDEEEDVDFNPFLKETHSPEASSSLSSEIDGLDGDVVDSGGKTFGNSVGINSLKPIGELQNSVAGDSEHGEEETVMQATVSPEGVCEKEVQNSVARNPKRRKSAFNSQSILDPVRTRGNDTRSDFDGVMAVGLSNTTQAQNPKTDLENEDAICTRTRARYSLASFTLDELETFLQETDDDDDLHNVDDEEEYKKFLAAVLHGGDGDGQSNQEIENVDDEDEDNDADFEIELEELLESDVDECPRDRTQKEYEGAGRRPETRQNRRQKDSAQYKRKLSGQAKRPLRPLLPVLLNGPTVPFPGNDGKTLMRVSSTAEDGFISGFTPHQIGQLHCLVHEHVQLLIQVFSLCVLDSSRQHIASQVQGLILEMLHKRNEVLAWKSVPYPSICFYPPYVGSSVPDELPKFAPALGTLESCSTFNAHRVCSPSTNQMVSSQNMATSNGRCEYVSNGHVGAFQNNEGSFWVPFISGPILSILDVAPLNLVGRYMNDVYAAVQDYQQRHVKSSCDTPFEREPLFPLPCFPSSPEANCEILRGPIMSGVKTSSPCQQPPKKTLAAALVESTKRQSVALVPKEVAKLAQSFFPFFNPSLFPRKPPPAAVVNRVLFTDAEDELLALGLMEYNTDWKAIQQRFLPCKSKHQIFVRQKNRCSSKAPENPIKAVRIMKTSPLSAEEIACIQEGLKVYKLDWMSVWRFVVPHRDPSLLPRQWRIALGTQRSYKQDATKKEKRRLYESRRRKCKSAELASWQVGSEKEDNQAENAGGDNNSGHDSTDNAGEAYVHQAFLADWRPGTFSLISSARPGSNLKEKGLLGDTQSQIGIMHRFPVLSQNIQHPNISSQFTSARNCASNLMEPNHPASGTTLNSSKFQFCSRPYRARRSSSGASNSCLVKLAPDLPPVNLPPSVRVVSQTDFKGHQVGAFSKVSAAGGGIVNSGIENFVSGNPRAVKLGSTHSVKPVRNMSCPLKDNVTHLLPEESEVVKDKCVPEERQTDSDLQMHPLLFQAPEDGHLRYYPLNCSTSTSSFSFFPGNRPQLNLNLFHNPHLENYVERFNKSLKSRDCTSASSGIDFHPLLQRTDDVYTDSVSACSTAHLSVGLEGKSAPLQNSFDRVHNESRVTRGVVTGANPPSPTEKANELDLEIHLSYTSRKDKGAETRDVTACNPTMSVMAAAHSLSTTRTQNINGLCNEQSDDCPRVSTNIVSVGHGLATTNKNISRYNMDDIGDHSHPEIVMEQEELSDSDEEAEEHVEFECEEMADSEGEDGSGCEQIGMQNKGGQSAALANLVTGAASNDGQREPRTRCHPEGDLHILGENVTPSLELGLSNQGADDASNFSWLSLDSCAPDRLLSTKAKRVESTIGEGHVAKKLSSCRPTRSCKKKKPSTKDVTVQKHAMDMEQQLSLGPLAIPTMKKARKRACRTNTSLNIGLTFESSSTDAKDKFG from the exons ATGTCTTCGTGTTCGAATGCACAATCAACTGAGGTTGGGCATCTGGGTCGTCAAAATGCTTGCCCAGATACCGGATGCTGTGAAAGTTCTTTGAAACCTgaggaggagaaagaggaagaggaggaggatgaggagGAAGATGTGGATTTCAATCCGTTTTTGAAGGAGACCCATTCTCCGGAAGCTTCTTCGAGCTTGAGCTCTGAAATTGATGGTTTGGATGGCGATGTTGTCGACAGTGGGGGAAAGACGTTCGGCAATAGTGTGggaattaattctttgaagccaATTGGTGAGTTGCAAAACTCTGTTGCTGGAGATTCTGAGCATGGAGAGGAGGAAACTGTGATGCAAGCTACAGTTTCCCCTGAAGGGGTGTGTGAGAAGGAAGTGCAAAATTCTGTTGCCAGAAATCCTAAGAGAAGAAAATCTGCCTTCAACTCTCAATCAATACTTGATCCTGTTAGAACAAGGGGCAATGACACTAGAAGTGATTTTGATGGTGTTATGGCAGTAGGGTTAAGTAATACCACACAAGCCCAAAATCCCAAAACAGACTTAGAGAATGAGGATGCTATTTGTACACGTACAAGGGCCCGTTATTCTCTTGCAAGTTTCACACTTGATGAACTCGAGACTTTTCTTCAAGAAactgatgatgatgacgacctTCACAATGTTGACGATGAAGAAGAGTACAAGAAGTTTCTTGCCGCTGTTTTACATGGTGGAGATGGTGATGGTCAGTCAAATCAAGAAATTGAAAAtgttgatgatgaagatgaagataatgATGCCGATTTTGAGATAGAACTTGAAGAGTTGCTTGAGAGTGATGTTGATGAATGTCCTAGGGATAGAACCCAGAAGGAGTATGAGGGAGCTGGACGACGGCCAGAGACTAGGCAGAATAGGCGCCAAAAAGACTCTGCCCAATATAAAAGGAAGCTTTCAGGACAGGCAAAGAGACCATTACGTCCACTCTTACCTGTTTTGCTGAATGGACCAACTGTACCCTTCCCTGGTAATGATGGGAAAACTTTGATGCGTGTTTCTTCCACAGCAGAAGATGGTTTTATAAGTGGATTTACTCCCCATCAAATAGGCCAGTTACATTGTTTGGTACACGAGCATGTGCAACTTCTCATTCAAGTATTTTCTCTGTGTGTTCTTGATTCTTCTCGGCAACACATTGCCTCCCAGGTTCAGGGACTGATTCTTGAGATGCTTCATAAACGTAATGAAGTATTAGCCTGGAAAAGTGTCCCATATCCCAGCATTTGCTTTTACCCTCCATATGTTGGCTCATCAGTGCCAGATGAACTTCCCAAATTTGCCCCAGCACTAGGCACCTTAGAATCATGTTCTACGTTTAATGCACACAGAGTATGCTCTCCTTCAACTAACCAGATGGTGTCTTCTCAAAACATGGCCACTTCTAATGGAAGATGTGAATATGTTTCCAATGGGCATGTGGGTGCTTTCCAAAACAATGAGGGCTCTTTCTGGGTGCCTTTTATAAGTGGTCCAATACTGTCCATCTTGGATGTAGCTCCACTCAATTTAGTTGGAAGATATATGAATGATGTTTATGCTG CTGTTCAGGACTATCAACAGCGCCATGTGAAATCTAGTTGTGATACTCCCTTTGAAAGAGAGCCACTGTTTCCCCTCCCTTGTTTTCCTTCATCTCCTGAAGCTAATTGTGAAATTTTAAGGGGACCCATTATGTCAGGTGTTAAAACATCTTCACCCTGTCAACAACCACCTAAAAAAACATTGGCTGCTGCACTTGTTGAAAGTACCAAGAGGCAATCAGTTGCTTTAGTTCCAAAAGAAGTTGCAAAGCTAGCTCAaagtttttttcctttctttaatcCTTCATTATTTCCACGCAAGCCACCCCCTGCAGCTGTTGTAAATCGGGTGCTTTTCACTGATGCAGAGGATGA GCTATTAGCACTGGGGTTGATGGAATATAATACAGATTGGAAGGCAATTCAACAACGTTTTCTTCCTTGCAAATCGAAGCATCAG ATTTTTGTTAGGCAAAAGAATCGCTGCTCATCTAAAGCGCCAGAAAATCCCATTAAG GCAGTTCGGATAATGAAAACCTCTCCATTGTCTGCAGAAGAGATAGCATGTATTCAGGAG GGACTTAAGGTTTATAAATTAGATTGGATGTCTGTGTGGCGATTTGTTGTCCCACATAGAGATCCATCCTTATTACCTCGACAGTGGCGCATTGCCCTTGGAACTCAGAGGTCATATAAGCAGGATGCAACAAAAAAGGAGAAGCGGCGGTTATATGAATCAAGGAGAAGAAAGTGCAAATCTGCAGAGTTGGCAAGTTGGCAAGTTGGATCTGAAAAGGAG GACAATCAGGCTGAAAATGCTGGTGGAGATAATAACAGTGGACATGATAGCACAGATAATGCAGGTGAAGCTTATGTTCACCAGGCATTTTTAGCAGATTGGAGGCCGGGTACCTTCAGTCTCATTTCTTCTGCACGTCCTGGCTCAAATCTCAAAGAAAAAGGCCTTCTTGGTGATACTCAATCCCAGATTGGTATCATGCACAGGTTTCCAGTTTTGTCACAGAATATCCAGCATCCCAATATTTCTTCTCAGTTTACTAGTGCTAGAAATTGTGCATCTAATCTCATGGAACCCAATCATCCAGCTTCTGGTACAACATTGAATAGCAGCAAATTCCAATTCTGTTCTCGGCCTTATCGGGCCCGAAGAAGTAGTAGTGGTGCTAGTAATTCCTGCTTAGTAAAATTAGCACCAGACTTGCCCCCTGTGAATCTTCCCCCATCTGTTCGTGTAGTCTCTCAGACTGACTTCAAAGGCCATCAGGTTGGCGCATTTAGCAAGGTTTCTGCTGCTGGAGGTGGTATTGTTAATTCTGgaatagaaaattttgtttctgGAAATCCTCGTGCTGTGAAGTTGGGAAGCACCCATTCAGTAAAACCTGTACGGAACATGAGTTGTCCACTGAAAGATAATGTTACACATTTGCTTCCTGAAGAATCTGAAGTTGTTAAGGATAAATGTGTTCCAGAGGAAAGGCAGACTGATTCTGATCTTCAGATGCATCCTTTACTGTTCCAGGCCCCTGAAGATGGACATTTGCGCTATTACCCATTGAACTGTAGCACTAGCACTTCTTCTTTCAGTTTCTTTCCAGGAAATCGGCCCCAGTTGAACCTAAATCTCTTCCATAATCCCCACCTAGAAAACTATGTTGAACGTTTCAACAAATCTTTGAAGTCAAGGGATTGTACTTCGGCATCCTCTGGCATTGACTTCCATCCGCTGTTACAAAGAACTGATGATGTTTATACTGACTCAGTATCTGCATGCTCAACTGCACACCTATCTGTTGGTTTGGAAGGCAAATCTGCTCCACTTCAAAATTCTTTTGATCGTGTCCACAATGAGTCACGTGTAACTCGTGGTGTGGTTACTGGTGCTAATCCTCCGAGCCCTACAGAGAAAGCTAATGAACTTGACTTGGAGATCCACCTAAGTTATACATCTAGAAAAGATAAGGGTGCAGAAACTAGAGATGTGACTGCATGTAATCCAACGATGTCAGTAATGGCAGCAGCACATTCTTTATCTACAACGAGAACCCAAAACATCAATGGGTTATGTAATGAGCAGAGTGATGATTGTCCCCGAGTTAGTACAAACATTGTTTCAGTTGGCCATGGATTGGCAACAACAAATAAGAACATCAGCAGATACAACATGGATGACATAGGTGACCACTCTCATCCAGAGATTGTAATGGAACAGGAAGAGTTGAGCGACTCTGATGAAGAAGCTGAAGAACATGTAGAGTTTGAGTGCGAGGAGATGGCTGATTCTGAAGGAGAGGATGGATCGGGCTGTGAACAAATTGGCATGCAAAATAAG GGGGGCCAGAGTGCCGCATTGGCAAATCTAGTGACAGGTGCAGCTAGTAATGATGGACAACGTGAACCAAGGACCCGTTGTCATCCTGAAGGTGATCTTCATATCCTTGGAGAGAACGTCACTCCTTCCCTAGAGTTGGGTTTGTCTAATCAAGGGGCGGATGATGCAAGTAATTTTTCATGGTTGAGTTTAGATTCATGTGCACCGGATCGTCTTTTGAGCACAAAAGCTAAGCGTGTAGAAAGTACAATTGGTGAAGGTCATGTGGCCAAAAAATTGTCATCATGTCGTCCTACCAGATCTTGCAAGAAGAAAAAACCTAGCACAAAAGATGTTACTGTGCAGAAACATGCTATGGACATGGAACAACAGCTCAGCCTTGGTCCTCTTGCCATTCCCACAAtgaaaaaagcaaggaagcgcGCATGCAGAACTAATACAAGTTTGAACATAGGATTGACTTTTGAAAGCTCCAGCACCGATGCTAAAGATAAGTTTGGTTGA